In the Trichocoleus desertorum ATA4-8-CV12 genome, one interval contains:
- the rnc gene encoding ribonuclease III has protein sequence MQKLPIFQNNALLQRALTHSSYTNEHPAFGEDNERLEFLGDAILNFLSGEFLYKHYPEKPEGELTPLRSALVDESQLAKFAIALNLGSLMHLGRGAEINGGRENPNLLSSTFEAVIGAYFLDTDSNIETVRNYVKPLFQAIADTLVDTATQINFKSRFQAWALAEVGQNPKYAIIAQSGPDHAREFTAEVRVADHKYGEGKGGRKQDAEKNAAKQALETLGLL, from the coding sequence ATGCAAAAACTGCCCATCTTCCAAAACAACGCTTTGTTACAACGAGCGCTGACCCACAGTTCTTACACCAACGAGCATCCGGCGTTTGGGGAAGATAACGAACGCTTAGAGTTTTTAGGCGATGCCATATTGAACTTTCTCAGTGGCGAATTTCTTTACAAGCACTACCCTGAAAAACCAGAAGGAGAATTAACGCCGCTACGCTCTGCCTTAGTCGATGAGTCACAGCTCGCCAAATTTGCGATCGCCCTCAACCTCGGTTCCCTCATGCATTTGGGTCGAGGGGCGGAAATTAATGGTGGGCGAGAAAATCCCAACTTACTCAGCAGCACCTTTGAGGCGGTAATTGGGGCTTATTTCCTAGATACAGATTCCAATATTGAGACAGTCCGAAACTATGTAAAACCGCTGTTTCAAGCGATCGCGGATACTTTGGTTGATACCGCAACCCAAATTAACTTTAAAAGTCGGTTTCAAGCTTGGGCCTTAGCCGAAGTAGGTCAGAACCCCAAGTACGCCATCATTGCTCAATCTGGCCCAGATCATGCGCGAGAGTTTACGGCTGAAGTACGAGTTGCCGATCACAAGTACGGAGAAGGCAAGGGGGGCAGAAAGCAAGATGCCGAAAAGAATGCCGCCAAACAAGCCCTAGAAACGTTAGGACTGCTCTAG
- a CDS encoding sigma 54-interacting transcriptional regulator, with product MDRAERIQWLKEHTQLASLSDETLEAIAAAIVEEPFQENRRLVLEETPPEALYILKAGHLESYHTSLNGPAKAVGLLPGSIIHLKELLLDQAAEQTVITLGDGLLWQIAKEPFLALAQQYPEISRTFSRQLAAELNQLTSQLAYEQERQTALRPYAIPRVRRGVIGSSEVAVRLRKQVRDAARDRTPVLLTGEAGVGKVNLAALIHFNSAARREPLIRFNCGTLSSSGAELFGRVAQSASGKQGLLAYLGSGTLVLDHLQDLLPELQAKVIQLLQTGEYRSISREGEPIGELQQCQARIIVTAERSLDQVHAQLSLEPGQALWGHAIEVPPLRDRKADIKAKAEYHITCFARGEGISRPKLTPEAAEVLASYDFPGNLPELESLLEQAISQSNGAAELTADLFRSAQQLAVQLDQVASQLAFEQERQTALRPYLVPKVRRGIVGSSRYAVRLRQEIKKAASDRKSVLVFGEPGLGKDNTAALIHFGSRDRHQPMIKINCNTLQASGAELFGRVGGKPGLLEWIGQGTLLLNNIQELLPALLEKILLLLETGTYAPISREGEPTPEPKQSHARIMMVSEKSLPQLERKHCVQHVIKVPPLRVRKADIAAQAEYYISLTCRTKDIARPHVTPEALRRLQGYDFPGNFAELEGLIERAIAQSNGAPELTEEVFWAVSNKTRRFRVNLLNAYPKLRQFLRSDWWPDRINFGFTLGFFAVIVSILMLGPQARDSNIGLNLFWAWWWPLMLVAFPFVGRLWCSVCPFMIYGELAQKLSLRLFPRELLPWPRQQAEKWGGWFLFGLFTLILLWEELWHLENTAYLSGCLLLLITAGAVIFSLLFERRFWCRYLCPIGGMNGLFAKLSMTELRAQQGICSATCTTYQCYKGGPEKGEGQESLGCPLYSHPAQLEDNRDCVLCMTCLKACPHRSVEVNLRPPGIELWTTHQPTYAEVALLFLLFGAIFLHRLPEIENQLGWNFHLENFGWHAGVSAVALLLPVAIALLAQFLIQAINRTLKPRPFLELAYGYLPLVLGGSLAHYLRLGLTEAGRVLPITLATFGYSSVNVPIAVAEPAVIAFLQAVTLIASVWLSVILTQKIARQPLLSLLPQHLATLAIGSLLWKLIVS from the coding sequence ATGGATAGGGCTGAGCGGATTCAATGGTTAAAAGAGCATACTCAGTTGGCATCGCTCTCGGATGAAACCCTAGAGGCGATCGCCGCTGCTATTGTTGAGGAGCCGTTCCAAGAAAATCGCCGTTTGGTTTTGGAAGAAACGCCTCCAGAAGCTCTGTATATCCTCAAGGCTGGGCACTTGGAGAGTTATCACACCAGCCTCAATGGCCCTGCTAAAGCAGTGGGTCTACTGCCAGGAAGCATCATCCACCTCAAGGAACTGTTGTTAGACCAAGCGGCTGAGCAAACTGTGATCACTCTGGGAGATGGTTTGTTATGGCAGATTGCCAAAGAGCCATTTCTGGCCTTGGCTCAGCAATACCCAGAAATTAGCCGTACCTTCTCGCGCCAACTTGCGGCGGAGCTAAACCAGTTAACCTCTCAACTCGCCTACGAACAAGAGCGACAGACAGCATTACGGCCTTATGCGATTCCTAGAGTCAGGCGAGGCGTGATTGGTAGTAGTGAAGTGGCTGTCAGACTTCGTAAACAAGTCCGAGATGCTGCCCGCGATCGCACTCCCGTTTTACTGACGGGTGAAGCGGGAGTTGGTAAAGTCAACTTAGCGGCGTTGATTCACTTCAACTCAGCGGCGCGACGGGAACCCCTAATTCGTTTCAACTGTGGCACTCTTTCTAGCAGTGGTGCAGAACTGTTTGGGCGGGTGGCTCAAAGTGCAAGTGGCAAACAGGGTCTACTGGCCTATCTAGGCAGCGGAACTTTAGTGCTGGATCACCTGCAAGATCTCCTTCCAGAGCTGCAAGCTAAGGTGATTCAGCTCCTCCAAACCGGGGAGTATCGCTCCATCAGTCGAGAGGGTGAGCCGATAGGTGAATTACAGCAGTGTCAAGCGCGCATCATCGTGACCGCAGAGCGATCGCTGGATCAAGTCCACGCGCAACTGAGCCTTGAGCCTGGACAAGCTTTGTGGGGACATGCGATTGAAGTGCCACCCCTGCGCGATCGCAAAGCCGATATTAAAGCCAAAGCTGAATATCACATCACTTGTTTTGCTCGTGGCGAAGGAATTTCGAGACCCAAACTCACACCGGAAGCTGCTGAAGTTTTAGCCAGTTATGACTTCCCTGGAAATTTACCAGAGCTAGAGAGTCTGTTGGAGCAAGCGATTAGCCAATCGAATGGAGCGGCTGAACTGACTGCCGATCTATTTCGGTCGGCTCAACAGCTTGCGGTTCAACTGGATCAAGTAGCATCCCAACTTGCCTTTGAGCAAGAGCGTCAAACGGCATTACGGCCTTATTTAGTCCCTAAAGTGCGGCGAGGCATTGTCGGCTCTAGTCGCTATGCGGTGCGGTTACGGCAGGAAATTAAAAAAGCGGCTAGCGATCGCAAATCGGTATTGGTATTCGGTGAACCAGGGTTGGGCAAAGACAATACCGCAGCGCTGATTCACTTTGGCTCTCGCGATCGCCACCAACCGATGATCAAAATCAACTGCAATACCCTGCAAGCCAGTGGTGCAGAATTGTTTGGTCGCGTAGGAGGCAAGCCAGGGCTACTAGAGTGGATTGGTCAGGGCACGCTCCTCCTCAACAATATTCAAGAATTGCTCCCTGCGCTGCTGGAAAAGATTCTGCTCTTACTCGAAACCGGAACGTATGCTCCAATTAGCCGCGAAGGGGAACCCACACCAGAACCCAAGCAAAGCCACGCTCGGATCATGATGGTGTCGGAAAAAAGTTTGCCGCAGCTAGAGCGAAAACATTGCGTCCAGCATGTGATCAAGGTGCCGCCATTGCGTGTGCGGAAGGCCGATATTGCTGCCCAAGCTGAGTACTACATCAGTTTGACTTGTCGAACTAAAGATATCGCTCGCCCCCACGTCACCCCAGAAGCTTTACGCCGTCTCCAGGGCTATGACTTTCCGGGCAACTTCGCTGAACTAGAAGGACTGATTGAACGAGCGATCGCGCAGTCAAATGGCGCACCTGAACTTACCGAAGAAGTCTTCTGGGCCGTCAGCAACAAAACCAGACGCTTCCGCGTGAACTTGCTGAATGCCTATCCCAAGTTGCGACAATTTCTGCGGAGTGATTGGTGGCCCGATCGCATCAACTTTGGCTTCACCTTGGGCTTTTTTGCCGTCATCGTCAGCATTCTGATGCTGGGACCGCAAGCCCGCGACAGCAACATTGGCCTGAATCTATTTTGGGCTTGGTGGTGGCCGTTGATGCTGGTTGCCTTTCCGTTTGTCGGGCGGTTGTGGTGCTCGGTTTGTCCTTTCATGATCTATGGTGAGCTAGCTCAGAAGCTTTCCTTGCGGCTGTTTCCTCGCGAATTATTGCCTTGGCCGCGCCAGCAAGCAGAGAAATGGGGCGGTTGGTTTCTCTTTGGCTTATTCACGCTGATTTTGCTCTGGGAAGAACTCTGGCATCTGGAAAACACGGCTTATCTTTCCGGTTGCTTGTTACTCCTGATTACGGCGGGTGCAGTCATTTTCTCGCTGTTGTTTGAGCGTCGCTTCTGGTGTCGCTATCTCTGCCCGATTGGGGGGATGAATGGCTTATTTGCCAAGCTCTCTATGACAGAATTGCGGGCGCAGCAAGGCATTTGTTCTGCCACTTGCACCACTTACCAATGCTACAAAGGCGGCCCTGAAAAAGGCGAAGGCCAAGAAAGCCTCGGTTGCCCGCTCTATTCGCACCCCGCCCAACTGGAAGACAATCGGGATTGCGTGCTGTGTATGACCTGTCTCAAAGCTTGCCCCCACCGCTCCGTTGAGGTGAATCTGCGACCTCCCGGCATTGAGCTTTGGACGACGCATCAGCCCACCTACGCGGAAGTTGCGTTGCTGTTTCTCTTGTTCGGAGCCATTTTTCTGCATCGCCTTCCCGAAATTGAAAATCAGTTGGGCTGGAATTTCCATCTAGAGAATTTTGGCTGGCATGCGGGCGTTTCTGCGGTGGCACTATTGCTGCCCGTCGCGATCGCTCTCTTGGCCCAGTTCTTGATTCAGGCAATCAATCGTACCCTCAAGCCCCGCCCCTTCCTAGAACTAGCTTACGGCTATTTGCCTTTAGTGCTGGGTGGCAGCTTAGCCCACTACTTGCGCTTAGGCTTAACCGAAGCAGGTCGAGTTCTGCCAATTACACTAGCAACCTTTGGCTATAGCAGCGTCAATGTGCCGATCGCCGTGGCTGAACCCGCAGTGATCGCATTCCTGCAAGCGGTGACGCTAATTGCTTCAGTCTGGTTAAGTGTGATTTTGACCCAAAAAATTGCCCGCCAACCCCTACTCAGTTTGCTCCCTCAACACCTAGCCACGCTCGCCATTGGCTCGCTGTTGTGGAAGTTGATCGTCAGTTGA
- a CDS encoding glycosyltransferase family 4 protein, producing MKILVLAWEFPPRIVGGIARHVAELYPELVKLGHEVHLITVEFGQAPSYEVVDGVKVHRVPVGYSHDFFHWVVNMNESMGRHGGKLILEDGPFDLIHAHDWLVGDAAIALKHTFKTPLIGTIHATEYGRHNGIHTDTHHYISSKETHLAYNAWRVIVCTNYMRSEAARALGSPEAKVDVIYNGIRPEKKQRHPDFDFASFRRQFAEDSEKIVYYVGRMTHEKGVAVLLNAMPKVLWEMGGYAKLVIIGGGNTDHLKQQAWNLGIAHKTYFTGFMSEEDLNKFQTIANCAVFPSLYEPFGIVALESFAARVPVVVSDTGGFPEVVHHTKTGIVTWANNSESLAWGILEVLKNPGYAQWLTDNAYEDLERRFSWAKIAQQTEVVYKRVVQERSQVDW from the coding sequence ATGAAAATTCTGGTATTGGCTTGGGAATTTCCTCCTCGCATTGTGGGCGGCATTGCCCGACATGTGGCCGAGCTATACCCAGAACTCGTCAAGCTGGGCCATGAAGTGCATCTAATTACCGTCGAGTTTGGGCAAGCCCCAAGTTATGAAGTGGTCGATGGGGTCAAAGTGCATCGGGTGCCTGTGGGCTATAGCCACGACTTTTTCCATTGGGTTGTGAATATGAACGAGAGCATGGGCCGTCATGGTGGCAAGTTGATTCTAGAGGATGGCCCCTTCGACCTGATTCATGCCCACGATTGGCTGGTTGGAGATGCCGCGATCGCCCTCAAGCACACGTTCAAAACCCCGCTCATTGGGACTATCCACGCCACTGAATATGGCCGCCATAACGGCATTCATACCGATACCCACCACTACATCAGTAGCAAAGAAACCCATTTAGCCTACAATGCTTGGCGAGTCATCGTTTGTACCAACTACATGCGTTCTGAAGCCGCGCGGGCATTGGGTAGTCCTGAAGCAAAAGTGGATGTCATCTACAACGGCATCCGCCCCGAAAAGAAACAACGGCACCCAGATTTTGACTTTGCCAGTTTCCGCCGCCAGTTTGCCGAGGATAGCGAAAAGATTGTTTATTACGTGGGCCGCATGACTCACGAAAAAGGCGTGGCGGTTTTGCTCAATGCCATGCCCAAGGTGCTTTGGGAGATGGGTGGCTATGCCAAGCTGGTGATCATCGGCGGCGGCAATACCGACCACTTGAAGCAGCAGGCTTGGAACCTCGGTATCGCTCACAAAACCTACTTCACTGGGTTTATGTCTGAGGAAGACTTGAACAAGTTTCAAACGATTGCTAATTGCGCCGTTTTCCCTAGCCTCTATGAACCCTTTGGTATCGTGGCTTTAGAAAGTTTTGCGGCGCGGGTGCCCGTGGTGGTTTCGGATACGGGTGGCTTTCCAGAAGTAGTACATCATACCAAAACAGGCATTGTGACTTGGGCCAATAATTCCGAGTCCTTAGCTTGGGGCATTTTAGAAGTTCTCAAAAACCCTGGTTATGCTCAATGGCTCACAGACAATGCTTATGAAGACCTAGAGCGGCGCTTCAGTTGGGCCAAAATTGCCCAACAAACAGAAGTGGTTTACAAACGGGTAGTGCAAGAGCGATCGCAAGTTGATTGGTAA